GCACATCTTACAAAAAAACTGGACCCGTTTACCTATCTGGATCATGTCGGCGAGGTGCGCCGGTGCGGATTCATGGTGGGCATAGAAGTCGTTGAAAACAGAGAAACAAAACAACTCTTCCCCCCGGAGAAGAGGACCGGACATAGAGTCATCATGGAGGCGAGGAAGAGAGGGGTGATTATCCGTCCTTTAGGTGACGTTATTGTCCTCATGCCTCCTCTCAGCATTTCGCACAAGGAAATCGATCAGCTCTGCGATGCTGTCTACGAGTCAATCCTGGTCGTAACTGAATGAGGGGAAAAAGATTCTTCTCCGAAGTTGATAGCAACTTTAGGATTCAAGGGGTCGAGGATTCGAGTGTTATGATTAGAAATTACAATTATTTAAATGATGCTCAAAGTACTTATATAATCATTGGGAAACAAACACTTGATCCCTTGAATCCTCGAATCCTTTTTACAACTTAATGTGAGAATTTCCAAAAAATAATGACCGGTGAATTCAGAAGTACAATTAGAGAAACGGACAAGAATACCTGGGAGGGTGTCTTCCATTTCCATCCTGACGACGGTATTTACCGGGAACATTTTCCCGGTTATCCTGTCGTCCCCGGAAGCCTGATTGTCCACGCGTTCCTGAAGGCGGCAGAAGAGGCCGGCTTTTCGGGAGAGTGCCTCACAATGGAAAATTTCAGATTCAGAGAGTTTCTTATACCCGGTCATTATCCATTTCGCATCGAGCGTAAGGAAGGCCTGTTGAACTGTTGTATTCAACGGGGGGGCAGGAAGCTGGTTACAGGAGTCTTGAAAAGATGAATTTCACATTTTCCGGGAATCGTGCCCTGATTCTGGGGGGCACCTGTGAGCTTGCTCTTGCTCTGGCGGGCGCCATGATCGAGGCCTCCCTTTTTCCGATCCTGACATACAGGGACGATAGAGGACTGATTCGCATCAGAAAAACACTTCAGCCCTTTGAAGGGAGATATGAGACGTATTACCTGAACTTCGATGACCGTGATTCGCTGGATTCACTCTTCTCTTATATTGGTGACAATCTTGATTTTCTGGTGGATTTTGCCCAGGGAAATTACGAAAGTCTTATTGCGTCGGCAGATGGAGATTGTGTTTACCTTTATTTTACGGAAAACATCTCCTTTCGCGCGGAGGCTTTGAAAATGGCGGGAAGGACCATGCTGAAGAAAAGAAAAGGA
Above is a genomic segment from Deltaproteobacteria bacterium containing:
- a CDS encoding hydroxymyristoyl-ACP dehydratase, producing MTGEFRSTIRETDKNTWEGVFHFHPDDGIYREHFPGYPVVPGSLIVHAFLKAAEEAGFSGECLTMENFRFREFLIPGHYPFRIERKEGLLNCCIQRGGRKLVTGVLKR
- a CDS encoding SDR family NAD(P)-dependent oxidoreductase — encoded protein: MNFTFSGNRALILGGTCELALALAGAMIEASLFPILTYRDDRGLIRIRKTLQPFEGRYETYYLNFDDRDSLDSLFSYIGDNLDFLVDFAQGNYESLIASADGDCVYLYFTENISFRAEALKMAGRTMLKKRKGRIVFISSSAAQRPNPGQGFYAAAKLASEALYRNMGLELGERGVTTVILRPGYIDAGRGSIYLHGKGGKTLETVPIKRAITREEIAQTILFLLSDSAAGINATEISMDGGLTSGK